A stretch of Leucobacter aridicollis DNA encodes these proteins:
- a CDS encoding SRPBCC family protein: MAVVGPVIARMRAKAPRETTWQYIAHPELRAEWWPDVELDVVFGGAVAERWTAESGEAASRNAVGTVDVLIEGHALGFRWRDGDDPHETAVLITFRSQGDETDIMVTETGFGVFPDAFERTADAQQSWIDLLTDYVAAIPGVTSEAVAIGDEADVSAVQAIADGDGDAEPAEDVPVEELGEAAEADLVDAATEAGDVADAGRMDEVEDAAEGTEVAGPEGLAELDGADEADVLLDGDDVADAEDASEAEATDESEPDAVSEIEALFEAEEAEEAEEAEDAETDPADEEAEEEALDFDSLIRGDLGDKP; the protein is encoded by the coding sequence ATGGCGGTTGTCGGACCGGTGATTGCGCGGATGCGGGCGAAGGCGCCGCGGGAGACCACGTGGCAGTACATCGCCCACCCCGAGCTCAGGGCCGAGTGGTGGCCGGACGTCGAACTCGACGTGGTCTTCGGCGGCGCGGTCGCCGAGCGCTGGACTGCCGAAAGCGGCGAGGCCGCGAGCCGCAACGCCGTCGGCACGGTCGACGTGCTCATCGAGGGCCACGCGCTCGGGTTCCGCTGGCGCGACGGCGACGACCCGCACGAGACCGCGGTGCTCATCACCTTCAGGTCGCAGGGCGACGAGACCGACATCATGGTGACGGAGACGGGGTTCGGTGTCTTCCCTGACGCGTTCGAGCGCACCGCCGACGCCCAGCAGAGCTGGATCGATCTGCTCACCGACTATGTCGCCGCCATTCCCGGCGTCACTAGCGAAGCCGTGGCTATCGGGGACGAGGCGGACGTCTCGGCTGTTCAGGCCATTGCCGATGGTGATGGCGACGCGGAGCCTGCCGAGGACGTGCCCGTCGAAGAGCTTGGCGAAGCCGCTGAGGCTGATTTGGTTGATGCAGCCACTGAGGCCGGCGACGTCGCTGATGCTGGTCGTATGGACGAGGTCGAGGACGCTGCTGAGGGCACCGAGGTAGCTGGGCCTGAAGGGCTCGCTGAGCTCGATGGGGCTGACGAGGCCGACGTCTTGCTTGACGGGGACGACGTCGCTGACGCTGAGGATGCTTCGGAAGCCGAAGCCACTGATGAATCCGAACCAGACGCGGTGTCCGAAATCGAGGCGCTCTTTGAGGCCGAGGAGGCCGAGGAGGCTGAGGAGGCCGAGGACGCCGAGACCGACCCGGCTGACGAGGAGGCCGAGGAGGAAGCGCTCGACTTCGATAGCCTCATCCGCGGTGACCTCGGGGACAAGCCCTAG
- the purD gene encoding phosphoribosylamine--glycine ligase — translation MKILVLGPGAREHAIVLSLLSEDAEHSIVCAPGNAGIAASGVETVDLAFTDPDAVTKFVSDRGFDLVIVGPEAPLVAGVADPLRAGGVPVFGPNADAAQLEGSKAFAKRIMDEAGVPTGRAAKVANAAEAGAVLDEFGAPYVVKADGLAAGKGVLVTEDRDAAIDHIATWAPHGEVLVEEFLDGQEVSLFFFADGHDVVALTPAQDYKRIFDGDQGPNTGGMGAYSPLPWLPGGTEAFIEEIKHDVAIPTVRQLEAEGTPFIGLLYCGLIVTSKGVKVIEFNARFGDPETQVVLARLESPLSSYLLAAAQGDLASLPAPEFSEEPAMIVVLASEGYPGDVATGREITGLEAAEAVTGVHLVHAATARTPSGGWVATGGRVLGVVSRGQNFAEARARAYSAMNEIDLEGGQFRTDIAERVA, via the coding sequence GTGAAGATTCTCGTCCTGGGGCCGGGTGCCCGCGAACACGCCATCGTCCTGTCCCTGCTCTCCGAAGACGCTGAGCACAGCATCGTCTGCGCGCCAGGTAACGCTGGCATCGCCGCGAGCGGCGTTGAGACCGTCGATCTCGCCTTCACCGACCCCGACGCCGTCACGAAGTTCGTCTCCGACCGCGGATTCGACCTCGTGATTGTCGGCCCCGAAGCGCCACTCGTTGCTGGCGTCGCCGACCCGCTGCGTGCCGGCGGCGTCCCCGTGTTCGGTCCGAACGCCGACGCCGCCCAGCTCGAGGGTTCGAAGGCGTTCGCGAAGCGCATCATGGACGAGGCTGGCGTCCCCACCGGTCGCGCGGCGAAGGTTGCGAACGCGGCCGAGGCCGGCGCCGTGCTCGACGAGTTCGGCGCCCCGTACGTCGTGAAGGCGGACGGCCTCGCTGCAGGCAAGGGCGTGCTCGTCACCGAGGACCGCGACGCCGCGATCGACCACATCGCGACCTGGGCCCCGCACGGCGAGGTGCTTGTCGAGGAGTTCCTCGACGGCCAGGAGGTCTCACTCTTCTTCTTCGCGGACGGCCACGACGTCGTCGCGCTCACCCCAGCGCAGGACTACAAGCGCATCTTCGACGGCGATCAGGGACCGAACACCGGCGGCATGGGTGCATACTCGCCGCTGCCGTGGCTGCCAGGCGGCACTGAGGCATTCATCGAGGAGATCAAGCACGACGTCGCCATTCCGACGGTGCGACAGCTTGAAGCTGAGGGCACCCCGTTCATCGGGTTGCTGTATTGCGGCCTCATCGTCACGTCCAAGGGCGTTAAGGTCATCGAGTTCAACGCGCGCTTCGGCGACCCCGAGACGCAGGTCGTGCTCGCCCGGCTCGAGTCGCCGCTGAGCTCCTACCTGCTCGCTGCGGCACAGGGCGACCTCGCCTCGCTCCCGGCCCCCGAGTTCTCCGAGGAGCCGGCAATGATCGTCGTGCTTGCGAGCGAGGGCTACCCAGGCGACGTCGCGACGGGCCGGGAGATCACGGGTCTGGAGGCCGCTGAGGCCGTCACCGGGGTGCACCTCGTGCACGCTGCGACCGCGCGCACCCCATCCGGTGGTTGGGTCGCGACGGGCGGGCGCGTGCTCGGCGTCGTGTCGCGCGGGCAGAACTTCGCCGAGGCGCGGGCGCGTGCCTACTCCGCGATGAACGAGATCGATCTCGAGGGCGGCCAGTTCCGCACCGACATCGCGGAGCGCGTGGCCTAG
- a CDS encoding sterol carrier family protein, protein MARRRIQAADGLAALAAVEAGSTERADIATSVRFLLEELAELAPGKSVEVRVPPFGAVQCVGGLTHTRGTPPNVIEMDAETWIGIATGRLAWDEALETARVLASGSRANLEGLLPIVRRRA, encoded by the coding sequence ATGGCCAGACGCAGGATCCAAGCGGCAGACGGGCTCGCCGCGCTCGCCGCCGTCGAAGCGGGAAGCACCGAACGCGCCGACATCGCGACGTCGGTGCGCTTCCTCCTTGAGGAACTCGCCGAGCTCGCGCCCGGCAAGTCCGTCGAGGTGCGGGTGCCGCCGTTTGGCGCGGTGCAGTGCGTTGGGGGGCTCACGCACACGCGGGGGACACCGCCGAACGTCATCGAGATGGATGCGGAAACCTGGATCGGGATCGCGACGGGCCGACTCGCCTGGGACGAGGCGCTCGAGACGGCGCGTGTGCTCGCGTCGGGCTCACGCGCGAACCTCGAGGGGCTGCTCCCCATCGTTCGACGGCGCGCCTGA
- a CDS encoding Sec-independent protein translocase subunit TatA/TatB: protein MIQGLSGPHLIAIVFIIVLLFGAPKLPALAKSLGQSAKILKREVSSDDPVDGETQPSEPTKPSGSAGAN, encoded by the coding sequence ATGATTCAAGGACTGAGCGGACCGCACCTCATTGCCATCGTCTTCATTATCGTGCTGCTGTTCGGCGCACCGAAGCTGCCCGCGCTCGCGAAGAGCCTCGGCCAGTCGGCAAAGATCCTGAAGCGCGAGGTATCGAGCGACGACCCCGTGGACGGCGAGACTCAGCCGTCCGAGCCCACGAAGCCGAGCGGCTCCGCCGGCGCGAACTGA
- the tatA gene encoding twin-arginine translocase TatA/TatE family subunit: MIGNMGGPTLIVIVFIVLLLFGAPKLPALAKSLGQSMKILKKEVRSDDDTTSKTDDAPKGDDPDAPKKSE; the protein is encoded by the coding sequence ATGATCGGCAACATGGGTGGTCCCACCCTCATCGTCATTGTCTTTATTGTGCTGCTGTTGTTTGGCGCGCCCAAGCTGCCCGCGCTCGCGAAGAGCCTTGGCCAGTCGATGAAGATCCTGAAGAAGGAAGTCCGCTCGGACGACGACACGACGAGCAAAACGGACGACGCCCCCAAGGGCGATGACCCCGACGCTCCGAAGAAGAGCGAATAG
- a CDS encoding helix-turn-helix domain-containing protein, with protein MTTPDLPAGPAAHTAISAATAARFDAILDELARDESIADAVIDRGRAQFPAYASVPSADLIEAVGRNRALAIQTLRSGVIPPPEQIWEAALSTHQRLAQGLSITDIMGGFRESLREIQSRVIARTSERGLDPQIALRASTLLWDLGDTFSARISLAYREIQIADEVARKQEQEQWIRRLLAGDLTDAEHRAAGARLSEAGPIRAVVTGPLPVPLSAPLPDTLYLDQGRAAGYLPADQTLPDTISYSEGSLGDWHTLPESHRLAQQLQAAAELLGRQGRNTLADLSWRIGVPASPSLNEFLRRSYIEPVLAEGEFGALILDSIRAFIGHGLRVDAAAKSLPVHPNTLRYRMQKFEELTESSLGEFDTLVEVAWALAVAGGSEDQRVV; from the coding sequence ATGACCACGCCAGACCTTCCCGCGGGCCCAGCAGCCCACACCGCCATCAGCGCGGCCACCGCTGCGCGGTTCGACGCGATCCTCGACGAGCTCGCGCGGGACGAATCCATCGCGGATGCCGTCATCGACCGCGGCAGGGCGCAGTTTCCCGCGTACGCGAGCGTGCCGAGCGCAGATCTCATCGAGGCGGTCGGCCGCAATCGCGCGCTCGCAATCCAGACGCTGCGGTCGGGCGTCATCCCCCCGCCCGAGCAGATCTGGGAGGCCGCGCTGTCGACCCACCAGCGGCTGGCTCAGGGACTGTCGATCACCGACATCATGGGAGGGTTTCGCGAGTCACTTCGAGAGATCCAGAGCCGCGTCATTGCGCGAACAAGCGAGCGCGGGCTTGACCCCCAGATCGCGCTTCGCGCGTCGACGTTGCTTTGGGATCTCGGTGACACCTTCTCGGCCAGGATCTCGCTTGCCTACCGGGAGATCCAGATCGCCGATGAGGTCGCGCGGAAGCAGGAGCAGGAGCAGTGGATCAGGCGACTGCTCGCGGGAGATCTCACCGATGCTGAGCACCGTGCCGCGGGTGCGCGCCTCTCGGAAGCAGGGCCCATCCGGGCGGTCGTCACTGGACCGCTCCCCGTGCCCCTGAGCGCACCGCTGCCCGACACGCTCTACCTCGACCAGGGTCGAGCCGCCGGCTACCTTCCGGCCGATCAGACGCTGCCCGACACCATCAGCTACTCCGAGGGCTCACTCGGCGACTGGCACACGCTCCCAGAGTCGCACAGGCTTGCGCAGCAGCTGCAAGCGGCAGCCGAGCTCTTGGGCCGACAGGGGCGGAACACGCTCGCCGACCTAAGCTGGCGGATCGGTGTGCCAGCCTCGCCGTCCCTCAACGAGTTTCTCCGTCGCAGTTACATCGAACCTGTGCTCGCAGAAGGTGAGTTCGGCGCGCTCATCCTCGACTCGATCCGCGCCTTCATCGGGCACGGACTTCGCGTGGACGCCGCAGCGAAGAGCCTGCCGGTGCACCCGAACACGCTGCGGTACCGGATGCAGAAATTCGAAGAGCTGACGGAGTCCTCGCTCGGCGAGTTCGACACGCTGGTCGAGGTTGCCTGGGCGCTCGCCGTCGCTGGAGGATCCGAGGACCAGCGGGTCGTCTGA
- a CDS encoding MFS transporter, producing MTAHTESLVPSQGRNTAAVSGPRPLNGPKQLLAASVGNAVEWFDWYIYSILAIYFSTQFFPADAESSLVPLLGTMAVFAVGFFARPLGGLLIGYLADRFGRKRILVLTVLGMGAGSLMIAFSPTYAQIGVFAPLILVVARLVQGLSAGGEYAASSALLVESAPTGKRGFYSSFFYISATSANLLAIGIAALLTQLLPAEDMRSWGWRIPFVVGAVAALIALWVRSHAAETLHEDQIAAASASRGTAERVRLFSFLKHHPKSVFFVFGMTASSAIVFYIWTGFLPTYANIAVGFDVTQGLSASLISLTWFLVLQPVMGALSDRFGRKPFLIAFGVFFTVATVPLLGSLNDSFASFLAVQLLGVTFIAAATSIVQAVFSELFPRTLRSAGIGFPYAVSVALFGGTAPYVATWMASQGNIGGFAWYVAGISLVSLIIMCFVPETYKKELD from the coding sequence TTGACCGCACACACAGAATCATTGGTGCCCAGTCAGGGCAGGAACACAGCAGCCGTCTCGGGGCCGAGGCCGCTCAACGGTCCGAAGCAGCTGCTCGCTGCGTCCGTCGGGAACGCCGTCGAATGGTTCGACTGGTACATCTACTCGATCCTGGCCATCTACTTCTCGACGCAGTTCTTCCCTGCCGACGCTGAGAGCAGCCTGGTGCCGCTCCTGGGCACCATGGCGGTCTTCGCCGTCGGATTCTTCGCGCGGCCACTCGGCGGGTTGCTCATCGGCTACCTCGCCGACAGGTTCGGACGCAAACGGATTCTCGTGCTGACGGTGCTCGGCATGGGCGCTGGCTCGCTCATGATTGCGTTCTCGCCGACCTACGCGCAGATCGGTGTGTTCGCACCGCTCATCCTCGTCGTCGCCCGACTCGTGCAGGGGCTGTCCGCGGGCGGTGAGTACGCTGCGAGCTCGGCGTTGCTCGTCGAATCCGCCCCGACCGGCAAGCGCGGGTTCTATTCGAGCTTCTTCTACATCAGCGCGACCTCGGCGAACCTGCTTGCGATCGGCATTGCCGCGCTCCTCACGCAGTTGCTGCCCGCTGAAGACATGCGATCGTGGGGGTGGCGTATCCCGTTTGTCGTCGGCGCGGTCGCGGCGCTCATCGCGCTGTGGGTCCGTTCGCACGCCGCGGAGACGCTCCACGAGGACCAGATTGCCGCAGCCTCTGCGAGTCGCGGCACGGCGGAGCGGGTCAGGCTGTTCTCGTTCCTCAAGCATCACCCGAAGAGCGTGTTCTTCGTATTCGGCATGACCGCGTCTTCGGCGATCGTGTTCTACATCTGGACGGGCTTTCTTCCGACGTACGCCAATATCGCTGTCGGTTTCGACGTCACACAGGGCCTGTCAGCAAGCCTCATTTCGCTCACGTGGTTCCTGGTGTTGCAGCCCGTGATGGGCGCGCTGTCGGACCGGTTCGGCAGGAAGCCATTCCTCATCGCGTTCGGTGTCTTCTTTACCGTTGCCACGGTGCCGTTGCTGGGCTCCCTCAACGATTCCTTCGCAAGCTTCCTCGCGGTGCAGCTCCTTGGCGTGACGTTCATCGCAGCCGCGACCTCGATCGTTCAGGCCGTCTTCAGCGAGTTGTTCCCGCGCACGTTGCGTTCGGCCGGGATTGGGTTCCCGTACGCGGTCTCCGTCGCCCTCTTCGGCGGCACCGCGCCGTACGTCGCGACGTGGATGGCCTCGCAGGGCAACATCGGTGGCTTCGCCTGGTACGTCGCCGGCATCAGCCTGGTCTCGCTCATCATCATGTGCTTTGTCCCTGAAACCTACAAGAAGGAGCTCGACTAA
- a CDS encoding thiolase family protein — MVLAPVWIAGAGMTPFGIHRDLTVKQLTAQAVREALADASATTADVEAVFFANTTQSPLEGQHMVPGQIAVRELGIQGVPVVNVENACASGASAFHLAVAYVRSGAADIVLAVGAEKMNVEDRSLAMSVFDGAYDVSAPEELARVLRELGGETDRPTGPSSSFMDIYAAMARSHMDRYGTTQRQLALIAEKNHRHSVANHRAHYRKPMSVDEVLAARALAFPLTVPMCAPITDGAAAVIVCSERGMARLQSTSGVRVLASALATGSDRDFTTFDGHVSGVAAQRAYEQAGLGPDDIDVAEVHDATAFGELLQLEVLGLYRPGEAAAAGERGATSIGGALPVNPSGGLVSKGHPLAATGLGQIFELAEQLRGRAGSRQVSGARVALAENGGGFHRGEEAVASVIMLGAQ, encoded by the coding sequence ATGGTGCTTGCCCCAGTGTGGATCGCCGGCGCGGGGATGACCCCGTTCGGCATCCACCGTGATCTGACCGTCAAACAGCTCACCGCGCAGGCTGTGCGCGAGGCGCTCGCCGACGCCTCAGCGACGACCGCGGACGTTGAGGCCGTGTTCTTTGCGAACACGACACAGTCGCCGCTTGAGGGGCAACATATGGTGCCGGGGCAGATCGCCGTGCGCGAGCTTGGGATCCAGGGCGTTCCGGTTGTGAACGTCGAGAACGCCTGCGCGAGCGGCGCCTCCGCGTTCCACCTGGCTGTGGCCTATGTCCGGTCGGGGGCCGCCGACATTGTGCTCGCCGTGGGGGCGGAAAAGATGAACGTTGAGGATCGGTCACTCGCCATGTCGGTTTTCGACGGCGCCTATGACGTGAGTGCGCCGGAGGAACTCGCGCGCGTGCTGCGAGAGCTCGGCGGGGAAACTGACAGGCCGACCGGCCCGAGCTCGAGCTTCATGGATATCTACGCGGCAATGGCGCGAAGCCACATGGATCGCTACGGCACGACGCAGCGGCAGCTCGCGCTGATTGCGGAGAAGAACCACCGCCACTCGGTGGCGAACCACCGGGCGCACTACCGAAAGCCCATGAGCGTCGACGAAGTACTGGCGGCGCGTGCGCTCGCCTTCCCACTGACGGTGCCGATGTGCGCCCCGATCACGGACGGCGCCGCCGCCGTGATCGTGTGCTCGGAGCGCGGCATGGCTCGCCTCCAGAGCACCTCCGGGGTGCGCGTGCTCGCATCGGCGCTCGCGACCGGGAGCGACCGCGACTTCACGACGTTCGATGGCCATGTCAGTGGGGTCGCCGCTCAGCGCGCCTACGAGCAGGCGGGGCTCGGCCCCGATGACATCGACGTCGCCGAGGTACACGACGCGACGGCGTTCGGCGAGCTGCTGCAGCTCGAGGTGCTGGGACTGTACCGGCCAGGGGAGGCGGCTGCTGCCGGTGAGCGCGGCGCGACGAGCATCGGCGGCGCGCTTCCCGTGAACCCCTCAGGCGGTCTCGTCTCGAAGGGTCATCCGCTCGCCGCAACCGGCCTCGGGCAAATCTTCGAACTTGCAGAACAGCTCAGGGGCCGCGCGGGATCGCGTCAGGTATCGGGCGCGCGCGTCGCGCTCGCTGAGAACGGCGGCGGGTTCCATCGCGGCGAAGAGGCAGTGGCCTCGGTCATCATGTTGGGAGCGCAGTAG
- a CDS encoding class I adenylate-forming enzyme family protein, whose protein sequence is MVTAVSFFDRGWRINPDKLAYVSADESWTFDEARRMSNQIARSLAELGIAQGGKVGVLSPNAPLAWLCVLAAWRIGAVWVPLNPDHPTDETAQLLTRFGVEVLIYHPELGDQVAQIRGAAPDVKHLLSLGPARDDVADVDLTARAATYPDTAPDFDVSADDVAVIAPTGGTTGLPKGVMNTHRNVSVMVAHQMLALQYGQHDRQVNLAAAPMTHSAGFSSLQASARGGTTVIIPRASTDAVLDAIETYGVTELFLPPTVIYRLLDRLEDEARELSSLRYLLYGAAPMSTEKLRRGLELLGPVFLEVYGQMEAVAAISFKLPQDHLTATGEIADAERLASCGRPGPLIQVSVRDPLSFVELPTGATGEICVRGDLVMKGYYEDPEKTAETIVDGWLRTGDLGHLDASGFLFITDRSKDLIISGGFNVYPSEVEQALWGHPAVLDCAVIGVPHPDWGEQVTAIVELQPGGSASEAELRAHCRELLGGVRTPKRVYFTELPRSANGKVLKKELRSTGEWIADTAVRSEAAAAEGRSARRNGDAHARP, encoded by the coding sequence ATGGTCACCGCAGTATCGTTCTTCGACCGCGGCTGGCGGATCAACCCAGACAAGCTCGCCTACGTCTCCGCGGATGAGTCGTGGACGTTTGACGAGGCGCGGCGCATGTCGAATCAGATCGCCCGCAGTCTCGCCGAGCTCGGCATCGCGCAGGGCGGCAAGGTCGGGGTGCTTTCCCCGAACGCGCCTCTCGCCTGGCTGTGCGTGCTTGCCGCGTGGCGTATTGGCGCCGTGTGGGTACCGCTGAACCCCGACCACCCGACGGACGAGACCGCGCAGCTGCTCACACGCTTCGGCGTCGAGGTGCTCATCTACCACCCAGAGCTCGGCGATCAGGTGGCGCAGATTCGCGGTGCGGCACCGGACGTCAAGCATCTGCTGTCGCTCGGGCCGGCCCGCGATGACGTCGCTGACGTCGACCTGACTGCCCGGGCGGCGACGTATCCAGACACCGCGCCTGACTTCGACGTCAGCGCCGATGACGTCGCGGTCATCGCGCCGACGGGCGGCACGACGGGCCTGCCGAAGGGCGTCATGAACACCCACCGCAACGTGTCCGTGATGGTCGCGCACCAGATGCTCGCGCTGCAGTACGGGCAGCACGACAGGCAGGTGAATCTCGCCGCCGCGCCGATGACGCACTCCGCAGGGTTCTCGTCGCTGCAGGCATCAGCGCGCGGCGGGACGACCGTGATCATCCCGCGAGCGTCGACCGATGCTGTGCTCGACGCGATCGAGACGTACGGCGTCACCGAGCTCTTCCTTCCGCCGACCGTTATCTACCGGCTGCTCGATCGTCTTGAAGACGAAGCGCGGGAACTCTCGTCCCTGCGCTATCTGCTGTACGGTGCGGCCCCGATGTCGACGGAGAAGCTCCGGCGCGGCCTCGAGCTGCTCGGGCCTGTGTTTCTCGAGGTTTACGGGCAGATGGAGGCAGTCGCGGCGATCAGTTTCAAGCTCCCGCAGGATCACCTCACTGCGACCGGGGAGATCGCGGACGCCGAACGGCTCGCCTCCTGCGGGCGCCCGGGGCCGCTCATCCAGGTGTCGGTCCGAGACCCGCTCTCGTTCGTGGAGCTGCCCACGGGAGCGACGGGCGAGATCTGCGTGCGCGGCGATCTCGTCATGAAGGGCTACTACGAGGATCCTGAGAAGACCGCCGAGACGATCGTCGACGGCTGGCTTCGCACTGGCGACCTGGGCCACCTCGATGCTTCGGGGTTCCTGTTCATCACCGACAGGTCGAAGGATCTCATCATCTCTGGCGGTTTCAACGTCTACCCGAGCGAGGTCGAACAAGCGCTCTGGGGGCACCCCGCAGTGCTGGACTGCGCAGTGATCGGGGTGCCTCACCCCGATTGGGGCGAGCAGGTCACCGCCATCGTCGAGCTGCAGCCGGGAGGGAGCGCGTCGGAAGCTGAGCTTCGCGCCCACTGCCGAGAGCTCCTCGGAGGGGTGCGCACGCCGAAGCGGGTGTACTTCACCGAGCTGCCGCGGAGCGCGAACGGCAAAGTGCTGAAGAAGGAGCTCCGCAGCACGGGCGAATGGATCGCAGACACGGCCGTGCGCTCCGAGGCCGCAGCCGCTGAGGGCCGCAGCGCGCGGCGGAACGGAGACGCACATGCGAGACCTTGA
- a CDS encoding SDR family NAD(P)-dependent oxidoreductase, producing the protein MRDLDGKIALIIGAGTVGDEIGNGRATALLMARHGAHVVCVDRDERSARRTAEMIGAEGGTAESFGVDATDEAAVAGLADSVIRAHGRIDVLDNNVGISLLGGVTEASAEDWDRVLAVNLRTAVNAMKHVIPHMVRQGSGAVVNISSIAALRWGGTAYATYYTSKAALTHLSRTTALEFAAAGVRVNTVSPGLIKTPMVANTAGLAHAYGAESVEKMWAERDRQVPLGHMGEPWDVAEAAVFLASPRAKFITGADLVVDGGMTVRAA; encoded by the coding sequence ATGCGAGACCTTGACGGGAAGATCGCGCTCATCATCGGCGCCGGAACCGTCGGCGACGAGATCGGAAACGGGCGGGCGACCGCGCTCCTCATGGCGAGGCACGGCGCGCACGTCGTGTGCGTCGACCGCGACGAGCGCTCCGCGCGCCGCACCGCGGAGATGATCGGCGCCGAGGGCGGGACTGCGGAGAGCTTCGGGGTCGACGCGACCGACGAGGCGGCCGTCGCGGGCCTCGCGGACTCGGTGATTCGCGCGCACGGGCGCATCGACGTGCTCGATAACAACGTCGGGATCAGCCTGCTCGGCGGGGTTACAGAGGCCTCCGCCGAGGACTGGGATCGCGTGCTCGCGGTGAACCTCAGAACCGCTGTCAACGCGATGAAGCATGTCATTCCGCACATGGTCAGGCAGGGCTCGGGAGCAGTCGTGAACATCTCCTCCATCGCCGCGCTGCGGTGGGGTGGAACCGCGTACGCGACCTACTACACATCGAAGGCGGCGCTCACGCACCTCAGCCGGACCACGGCCCTCGAGTTCGCGGCGGCGGGGGTCCGCGTCAATACGGTCTCCCCGGGCCTCATCAAGACGCCGATGGTCGCGAACACCGCCGGCCTCGCGCATGCGTACGGCGCGGAGAGTGTCGAGAAGATGTGGGCCGAACGGGACCGCCAGGTTCCCCTCGGACACATGGGCGAGCCGTGGGACGTTGCCGAGGCCGCGGTCTTTCTCGCGAGCCCGCGCGCGAAGTTCATTACCGGGGCGGACCTGGTTGTCGACGGCGGCATGACCGTTCGCGCCGCCTAG
- the purF gene encoding amidophosphoribosyltransferase — protein MCGIVGIVSSEPVNQQIYDSLLLLQHRGQDSTGIATLEGDFFHMSKMKGQVREAYRTRDMRQLMGNVGLGHVRYATKGDAAREEEAQPFYVGAPYGIILVHNGNLTNTRELTAELYNVDRRHLNTHSDTELLLNVLANELQTSIKGLSLDAEQVFQAVTRLHERVEGSYAAIALVAGYGLVAFRDPKGIRPLVLGHRTSESGSDEWVVASESLVLESGGYEIVRDVEPGEAILIRADGTMVSQQCAPNTSLVPCAFEYIYLARPDSVLSGISVYDARLRMGDVLAERIREELPGVNIDVVMPIPDSGRPAAMQLARNLGIEYREGFFKNRYVGRTFIMPGQAVRKRSVRQKLNAMHIEFKGKDVLLVDDSIVRGTTSREIVEMARAAGARSVIFASAAPPVLFPHVYGINMPSRDELIAHGRTPAEIAAELGADHLIYQTVEGMNRAILAGQDTVTKLEESCFTGEYIAGNIDEEYLAWVEATQTS, from the coding sequence ATGTGCGGCATCGTCGGTATCGTCTCGTCCGAACCCGTCAACCAGCAAATCTATGACAGCCTGTTGCTGCTGCAGCACCGCGGTCAAGACTCAACCGGCATCGCCACCCTCGAGGGCGACTTCTTCCACATGTCAAAGATGAAGGGGCAGGTTCGCGAGGCGTACCGCACCCGCGACATGCGCCAGCTCATGGGGAACGTCGGCCTCGGCCACGTGCGCTACGCGACGAAGGGCGACGCCGCCCGCGAGGAAGAGGCGCAGCCGTTCTACGTGGGAGCGCCATACGGGATCATCCTCGTCCACAACGGCAACCTCACGAACACCCGGGAGCTCACCGCCGAGCTCTACAACGTGGATCGCCGCCACCTGAACACGCACTCCGATACCGAGCTCCTGCTCAACGTGCTCGCAAACGAGCTCCAGACGAGCATCAAGGGCCTGTCGCTCGACGCCGAGCAGGTCTTCCAGGCCGTGACCAGGCTCCACGAGCGCGTCGAGGGATCATACGCAGCGATCGCGCTCGTCGCGGGCTACGGGCTTGTCGCTTTCCGCGACCCGAAGGGCATCCGCCCCCTCGTGCTCGGTCACCGTACCTCCGAAAGCGGTTCAGACGAATGGGTCGTCGCATCAGAGTCGCTCGTGCTCGAGTCCGGCGGATACGAGATCGTGCGCGACGTTGAACCTGGCGAAGCGATCCTGATCCGCGCCGACGGCACCATGGTGTCGCAGCAGTGCGCGCCGAACACGAGCCTCGTCCCGTGCGCGTTCGAGTACATCTACCTCGCGCGGCCCGACTCGGTGCTCAGCGGCATCTCGGTGTACGACGCGCGACTGCGGATGGGTGACGTCCTCGCCGAGCGGATCCGCGAGGAACTGCCCGGCGTAAACATCGACGTCGTCATGCCGATTCCTGACTCGGGTCGCCCTGCCGCGATGCAGCTCGCCCGCAACCTCGGGATCGAATACCGTGAGGGCTTCTTTAAGAACCGCTACGTCGGCCGCACGTTCATCATGCCCGGCCAGGCGGTGCGCAAGCGCAGCGTGCGGCAGAAGCTCAACGCGATGCACATCGAGTTCAAGGGCAAGGACGTGCTGCTCGTCGACGACTCGATCGTCCGCGGCACGACGTCGCGGGAGATCGTCGAGATGGCGCGCGCCGCAGGTGCCCGCTCGGTTATCTTTGCCTCCGCGGCTCCTCCCGTGCTGTTCCCGCACGTGTACGGCATCAACATGCCATCACGCGACGAGCTCATCGCCCACGGGCGCACCCCAGCAGAAATCGCGGCGGAACTCGGCGCGGATCACCTCATCTACCAGACCGTCGAGGGCATGAACCGCGCGATCCTCGCGGGCCAGGACACCGTCACGAAGCTCGAGGAGAGCTGCTTCACGGGCGAATACATCGCCGGCAACATTGACGAAGAGTACCTCGCCTGGGTCGAGGCGACGCAGACGAGCTAG